In a genomic window of Nesterenkonia halotolerans:
- a CDS encoding ABC transporter ATP-binding protein yields the protein MASVTYDSASRIYTPGARPAINQLHLEVADGEFLVLVGPSGCGKSTALRMLAGLEEVNEGRILIGGEDVSHVSPKDRDIAMVFQNYALYPHMSVAENMGFALKIAGVSKEERAERVKKAAEILDLVPYLERKPKALSGGQRQRVAMGRAIVRSPKVFLMDEPLSNLDAKLRVQTRTQIAALTRELQTTTVYVTHDQVEAMTMGDRVCVLKDGVLQQVDSPRNLYDTPANVFVAGFIGSPAMNLFHAKIQGEGLVLGNDIVPVDGGHLAKSTRDEVVLGVRPEDMELTTDGTGLPMTVDLVEELGADAYIFGTPDGIKTFQPFIVRVDGRRPPMRGERVFIKPNPSHVHLFDIENGLRLNGDVPEHTPHASLSDVEALADSED from the coding sequence ATGGCTTCAGTGACGTATGACTCCGCCAGCCGCATCTATACCCCCGGCGCGCGGCCTGCTATCAACCAGCTCCACCTCGAGGTCGCCGACGGCGAGTTCCTCGTCCTCGTGGGACCCTCCGGCTGCGGCAAGTCCACCGCGCTGCGCATGCTCGCCGGCCTGGAAGAGGTCAACGAAGGCCGCATCCTGATCGGCGGCGAGGACGTCTCCCACGTCTCCCCCAAGGACCGTGACATCGCCATGGTCTTCCAGAACTACGCGCTGTACCCGCACATGTCCGTTGCCGAGAACATGGGCTTCGCCCTGAAGATCGCCGGCGTCTCCAAAGAGGAGCGTGCCGAGCGCGTGAAGAAGGCCGCAGAGATCCTTGACCTCGTGCCCTACCTCGAGCGCAAGCCGAAGGCGCTCTCCGGTGGTCAGCGTCAGCGTGTGGCCATGGGCCGTGCGATCGTGCGCTCCCCCAAGGTCTTCCTCATGGATGAGCCGCTCTCGAACCTCGATGCCAAGCTGCGTGTGCAGACCCGCACCCAGATCGCGGCGCTGACCCGCGAGCTGCAGACCACCACCGTCTACGTCACCCACGACCAGGTCGAGGCCATGACGATGGGCGACCGCGTCTGCGTGCTCAAGGACGGCGTGCTGCAGCAGGTCGACTCCCCCCGCAACCTCTACGACACACCCGCCAACGTCTTCGTGGCAGGCTTCATCGGCTCCCCCGCGATGAACCTCTTCCACGCCAAGATCCAGGGCGAGGGCCTGGTGCTCGGCAACGACATCGTCCCCGTCGACGGCGGACACCTGGCCAAGAGCACCCGCGACGAGGTCGTCCTGGGCGTTCGCCCCGAGGACATGGAGCTCACCACCGACGGCACAGGGCTGCCGATGACCGTGGACCTGGTCGAGGAGCTCGGCGCTGACGCCTACATCTTCGGCACCCCGGACGGCATCAAGACCTTCCAGCCGTTCATCGTGCGCGTGGACGGGCGCCGTCCCCCCATGCGCGGCGAGCGGGTCTTCATCAAGCCGAACCCGAGTCACGTGCACCTGTTCGACATCGAGAACGGCCTGCGGCTCAACGGTGACGTCCCGGAGCACACCCCGCATGCCTCGCTCTCCGATGTGGAAGCCCTCGCCGACTCCGAGGACTGA
- the cydC gene encoding thiol reductant ABC exporter subunit CydC, whose amino-acid sequence MNTGTAEQNAQRQARSLLVASRPSWRAMAPGLIFGILSGLSAVLLLGSSAYLITRASEQPPILYLGLLVVGVRAFALSRGFFRYLERLSTHDAAFRALGEVRVDAFSRLEPLAPVKLGPRRRGDLLTRVIRDVDGLVDLPTRVIQPLVSSLTVVGLTLLAVLWFSPILALALAGLLLLTLVLGTLVTETLTVRAERRTAQLRGDLADEVVDLVGELDVLIAYDAVEAQLQKVAELDTRLRREALLGARGAGLLAAVFAGGTGAAVMAALLIAAPSLQAAVPLGPDMALGFGEVDPAVLVTLALIPLAVFELAAAVPLAWSARRRVLTHARRIAEIAPEPERESQARTATGTQQAQLLAGSTAGLRVPSSFAAELVPALELRDVTVRWPESVAAVGTPISARLLPGQNLLITGPSGVGKTALALGLTGFLPHKGQYLVAGEDVADWSPEELRREVCLIEQQAHIFDSSLRANLALAHPDGPQAVQDEELEQALRAVGLWDWAQTRGGLETPVGMFGALISGGQAQRIAVARGLLSGARILILDEPTAHVDPETAVQMLEELLGATGPERSVVLFSHTPVPERLINASLQLRPA is encoded by the coding sequence ATGAACACCGGAACAGCCGAGCAGAATGCACAGCGCCAGGCACGCAGTCTGCTGGTGGCATCACGACCCTCCTGGCGAGCCATGGCCCCGGGACTGATCTTCGGCATTCTCTCCGGGCTCAGCGCGGTGCTGCTGCTGGGAAGCTCCGCGTACCTGATCACCCGAGCATCCGAACAGCCACCGATCCTCTACCTCGGCCTGCTCGTGGTCGGGGTGCGCGCCTTCGCCCTCTCGCGTGGCTTCTTCCGCTACCTCGAACGGCTGAGCACCCACGACGCCGCCTTTCGGGCGCTGGGCGAGGTCCGGGTGGACGCGTTCTCCCGGCTCGAGCCGCTCGCCCCGGTGAAGCTGGGTCCACGACGGCGCGGAGATCTGCTCACCCGGGTGATCCGTGATGTCGATGGCCTGGTGGATCTTCCCACCCGCGTCATCCAGCCGCTGGTGTCCTCCCTGACCGTGGTCGGACTGACGCTGCTCGCAGTGCTCTGGTTCTCGCCGATCCTCGCGCTGGCGCTCGCGGGACTGCTGCTGCTCACCCTCGTGCTGGGAACCCTGGTGACCGAGACGCTGACCGTGCGTGCCGAGCGGCGCACCGCACAGCTGCGCGGAGACCTCGCCGATGAGGTCGTGGATCTCGTCGGCGAACTCGATGTGCTGATCGCCTACGACGCCGTGGAGGCTCAGCTTCAGAAGGTCGCGGAGCTCGACACCAGGCTGCGTCGGGAGGCGCTGCTCGGTGCGCGCGGTGCCGGACTCCTCGCAGCGGTCTTCGCCGGCGGGACGGGCGCGGCGGTGATGGCCGCGCTGCTGATCGCCGCCCCCTCCCTGCAGGCTGCGGTGCCCCTGGGCCCCGATATGGCACTGGGCTTCGGTGAGGTGGACCCGGCCGTACTGGTGACGCTGGCGCTGATCCCGCTCGCGGTCTTCGAACTCGCCGCCGCGGTGCCGCTGGCCTGGAGCGCGCGCCGGCGTGTGCTCACCCACGCGCGCAGGATCGCGGAGATCGCGCCAGAGCCGGAGCGAGAGTCTCAGGCCCGGACTGCAACGGGGACGCAGCAGGCACAGCTGCTGGCGGGGTCCACGGCGGGGCTCCGAGTTCCGTCATCCTTCGCGGCCGAGTTGGTGCCCGCCCTGGAGCTGCGCGACGTCACCGTGCGGTGGCCCGAGAGTGTAGCGGCCGTGGGGACGCCCATCTCGGCGCGGCTGCTTCCCGGGCAGAACCTGCTCATCACCGGGCCCAGCGGAGTGGGCAAGACCGCGCTGGCCCTCGGGCTCACCGGATTCCTGCCCCACAAGGGCCAGTACCTGGTGGCAGGTGAGGACGTGGCGGACTGGAGTCCCGAAGAGCTCCGCCGAGAGGTCTGTCTGATCGAGCAGCAGGCGCATATCTTTGACTCAAGTCTGCGCGCGAATCTGGCGCTCGCCCATCCCGATGGTCCTCAGGCGGTGCAGGATGAGGAGCTCGAGCAGGCGCTGCGCGCCGTCGGACTCTGGGACTGGGCCCAGACCCGTGGGGGTCTGGAGACCCCGGTGGGCATGTTCGGAGCCTTGATCTCGGGAGGTCAGGCGCAGCGCATCGCAGTCGCCCGTGGACTGCTCTCGGGGGCGCGCATCCTGATCCTGGATGAGCCGACCGCCCATGTGGACCCGGAGACCGCCGTGCAGATGCTCGAGGAGCTGCTGGGCGCCACCGGCCCCGAGCGGAGCGTGGTGCTGTTCTCGCACACCCCCGTGCCGGAACGACTGATCAATGCATCGCTGCAGCTTCGCCCGGCGTGA
- the cydD gene encoding thiol reductant ABC exporter subunit CydD, whose translation MKPLDPRLLRYAAASRSFLLLAALLGLGQVTLVILFSWLLASILARAAAWVGIVGEVSGTGSGALLPELIPALLGLAGVVLGRAALAWAVEFAAARAAVKAKSQLRRRATRALADSVATGAASSRSRDSAHAVTVLGSGLDALDSYFSRYLPQLVLTGLAIPLHLGVLATQDLTTAVIVALTLPLIPVFMALIGFSTQAAQQQQWRRLDRLSRTYLDLVEGLSTLKVFNRAHRQRENLREISEQHRRSTMKVLRVSFLSGFVLELAASLSVALVAVSVGIRLIDGQMELAVGLFVLLIVPEAYAPLRQVGANYHAAAEGVAAAEDVFEILDDAAGHQGPPAEQSSLTGAALRGEPLDLVITGLQVRRGETEVLRGVDLRARAGELTVITGPSGSGKTSLFEAIMGFLPSRGEILLQPTSTAGATSQLTGPQRRELIAWSGQRHGLRSGTVEENIAMDQPRDPHLAREVLEDVGLHVQLDHRLGVRGAGLSGGQAHRAAIARALFRVRSLDCPLLLLDEPSAALDARTEEQLIHTLRDEAAAGRTVLVISHHETMRQAADHLVELRTANAGVLG comes from the coding sequence ATGAAACCCCTTGATCCGCGTCTGCTGCGCTACGCGGCGGCCTCACGCAGCTTCCTCCTCCTGGCGGCGCTGCTCGGGCTGGGCCAGGTGACACTGGTGATCCTCTTCAGCTGGCTGCTGGCCTCGATCCTTGCGCGCGCTGCAGCCTGGGTGGGGATCGTCGGGGAGGTGTCCGGCACCGGCAGCGGCGCTCTGCTCCCTGAGCTCATACCGGCCCTGCTCGGTCTGGCTGGCGTGGTCCTCGGGCGTGCCGCCCTGGCCTGGGCGGTGGAGTTCGCGGCAGCCCGGGCAGCAGTGAAGGCCAAGAGCCAGCTGCGCCGGCGCGCCACCCGGGCACTCGCGGATTCCGTGGCCACCGGTGCCGCCTCCTCGCGTTCCCGCGACAGCGCGCATGCCGTCACGGTCCTGGGCTCCGGGCTCGACGCGCTGGACTCCTACTTCTCTCGCTATCTGCCCCAGCTGGTGCTCACTGGTCTTGCCATCCCGCTTCACCTCGGAGTGCTGGCCACCCAGGACCTGACCACCGCGGTGATCGTCGCGCTGACCCTGCCGCTGATCCCGGTGTTCATGGCGCTCATCGGCTTCTCCACCCAGGCGGCCCAGCAGCAGCAGTGGAGGCGTCTGGATCGGCTCTCCCGCACCTACCTGGACCTCGTCGAGGGGCTGTCCACACTGAAGGTCTTCAACCGAGCGCATCGCCAGCGAGAGAACCTGCGCGAGATCTCTGAACAGCACCGCCGCAGCACGATGAAGGTCCTGCGGGTCAGCTTCCTCTCCGGATTCGTGCTTGAACTCGCGGCGAGCCTGTCAGTGGCTCTGGTGGCCGTCTCCGTGGGCATCCGACTGATCGACGGGCAGATGGAGCTCGCCGTCGGGCTCTTCGTGCTGCTCATCGTTCCGGAGGCCTACGCTCCGCTGCGTCAGGTGGGAGCGAACTACCACGCGGCCGCCGAGGGTGTGGCGGCCGCCGAGGACGTCTTCGAGATCCTCGACGACGCTGCTGGTCACCAGGGCCCCCCAGCGGAGCAGAGTTCGCTCACGGGGGCGGCGCTGCGCGGAGAACCCCTGGATCTGGTGATCACCGGACTTCAGGTGCGTCGCGGGGAGACCGAGGTGCTCCGAGGAGTGGACCTGCGGGCACGTGCCGGGGAGCTCACTGTGATCACCGGGCCCAGCGGGAGCGGGAAGACCTCCCTGTTCGAGGCGATCATGGGGTTTCTTCCCAGCCGCGGAGAGATCCTTCTCCAGCCGACCAGCACCGCCGGCGCGACTTCGCAGCTCACCGGCCCGCAGCGACGCGAGCTCATCGCCTGGAGCGGTCAGCGACATGGCCTGCGCAGCGGGACGGTTGAGGAGAACATCGCGATGGACCAGCCAAGGGACCCACATCTCGCCCGAGAGGTGCTCGAGGACGTCGGACTCCACGTCCAGCTTGATCACCGACTCGGGGTGCGCGGGGCGGGGCTCTCCGGCGGCCAGGCGCATCGAGCAGCGATCGCTCGGGCACTGTTCCGCGTTCGCAGCCTGGACTGTCCCCTTCTGCTGCTGGACGAGCCCAGCGCCGCCCTGGACGCACGAACCGAGGAGCAGCTCATCCACACTCTGCGGGACGAGGCCGCCGCCGGCCGCACGGTCCTGGTGATCAGCCACCACGAGACCATGCGCCAGGCCGCGGATCACCTCGTGGAGCTGCGCACAGCGAATGCTGGGGTGCTGGGATGA
- the cydB gene encoding cytochrome d ubiquinol oxidase subunit II gives MDIEQIWFALVAFFFIGYFVLDGFDFGVGMALPLLGRDDTDRRVMINTIGPVWDLNETWVIVAGAVLFAAFPEWYASLFSGFYLPLLLILLALILRGVSFEYRHQRREPQWAARFDLMIIIGSFLPAFLWGVAFANIVRGVPMDADHQVSISLFGLLNPYGLLGGITLVLLCLVHGMIFIALKTEGDIRARARAMILRFMLPTIAVAASFLFWTVLMHTQVPHLTWIITLAGLAAASLIAAGLFSLRGREGFAFTAMALTIAAAVATLFVSLFPNVMPSTTTPAGTLTIVNASSSEYTLGVMLWVALITTPLVIGYQAWTYWVFRRRLSRDHIPAAAH, from the coding sequence ATGGACATCGAACAGATCTGGTTCGCCCTGGTGGCCTTCTTCTTCATCGGCTACTTCGTGCTCGACGGATTCGACTTCGGCGTGGGGATGGCGCTGCCGCTGCTCGGCCGCGATGACACCGACCGCCGCGTCATGATCAACACCATCGGCCCGGTCTGGGACCTCAACGAGACCTGGGTCATCGTCGCCGGCGCCGTGCTCTTCGCCGCCTTCCCCGAGTGGTACGCCAGCCTCTTCTCGGGCTTCTACCTTCCGCTGCTGCTCATCCTGCTGGCACTGATCCTGCGCGGCGTGAGCTTCGAATACCGGCACCAGCGCAGAGAGCCCCAGTGGGCCGCACGGTTCGACCTGATGATCATCATCGGGTCCTTCCTGCCGGCGTTCCTCTGGGGAGTGGCCTTCGCGAACATCGTGCGCGGGGTCCCCATGGACGCTGATCACCAGGTCTCGATCTCGCTGTTCGGCCTGCTCAACCCCTATGGCCTGCTGGGTGGGATCACCCTGGTGCTGCTCTGCCTGGTGCACGGGATGATCTTCATCGCATTGAAGACCGAGGGAGACATCCGCGCCCGGGCACGCGCCATGATCCTGCGCTTCATGCTCCCCACCATCGCGGTCGCCGCGAGCTTCCTCTTCTGGACGGTGCTGATGCACACCCAGGTGCCGCATCTGACCTGGATCATCACACTCGCCGGGCTCGCCGCCGCCTCACTCATCGCGGCCGGACTGTTCAGCCTGCGTGGCCGCGAGGGGTTCGCCTTCACCGCCATGGCATTGACCATCGCGGCCGCCGTCGCGACGCTGTTCGTCTCGCTCTTCCCCAATGTCATGCCCTCGACGACGACGCCGGCCGGAACGCTCACCATCGTCAATGCGAGCTCCTCGGAGTACACGCTCGGGGTCATGCTCTGGGTCGCGCTGATCACCACCCCGCTGGTCATCGGGTACCAGGCCTGGACCTACTGGGTCTTCCGCCGCAGGCTCAGCCGTGATCACATCCCCGCGGCAGCGCACTGA
- a CDS encoding cytochrome ubiquinol oxidase subunit I: protein MEEFFDPLALARWQFGLTTLYHFIFVPLTIGMALMAAIMQTAWYRTRDVKYLRLTRLFGKIFLINFAMGVVTGIVQEFQFGMNWSEYSRFVGDVFGAPLAIEGLAAFFLEATFIGLWIFGWDKLPRLAHLLCIWMVFFASAMSAYFILAANAFMQNPVGYSMNAERGRAELTSLWEVLSNPVVLAAFPHTILAAIMFAATVMIAVAAWHLRRNQHLETMRTALKAGLWTNVLAFMGVGLSGDQLSLAMVDAQPMKMAAAEGLYETTNAASFSIFTLGTPDGASELFSIRIPHLLSLLSTHTMDGEVEGINNLQAQYVTQFGPGDYSPIIWITYWAFRWMIGLGVFSALVSLVMLWMTRAKAPQRSALVQDRLWRVLIWTAPLPMMASLVGWVFTEMGRQPWIVFGLMKTEAAVSPNVAGWQVALSLAAFTVIYGVLAVVEFKLIRKAAQEGPPEISQGEDDNAEPDSLAIVY, encoded by the coding sequence ATGGAAGAGTTCTTCGACCCGCTGGCCCTGGCCCGGTGGCAGTTCGGCCTGACCACGCTCTATCACTTCATCTTCGTCCCACTCACCATCGGCATGGCGCTGATGGCGGCCATCATGCAGACCGCCTGGTACCGGACCAGAGATGTGAAGTACCTGCGGCTGACCCGACTCTTCGGCAAGATCTTCCTGATCAACTTCGCCATGGGTGTGGTCACCGGAATCGTCCAGGAGTTCCAGTTCGGCATGAACTGGTCGGAATACTCGCGCTTCGTCGGAGACGTCTTCGGAGCACCGCTGGCAATCGAGGGCCTCGCCGCCTTCTTCCTGGAAGCCACCTTCATCGGTCTGTGGATCTTCGGCTGGGACAAGCTCCCGCGGCTGGCACATCTGCTGTGCATCTGGATGGTGTTCTTCGCCAGTGCAATGTCGGCCTACTTCATCCTGGCCGCAAATGCATTCATGCAGAACCCGGTGGGTTACTCCATGAATGCCGAGCGCGGACGCGCAGAGCTGACCAGCCTGTGGGAGGTGCTGAGCAACCCAGTGGTGCTCGCGGCCTTCCCGCACACCATCCTGGCCGCGATCATGTTCGCCGCCACCGTGATGATCGCCGTCGCCGCCTGGCACCTGCGCCGCAACCAACATCTCGAGACCATGCGCACCGCGCTGAAGGCCGGACTCTGGACCAACGTGCTGGCCTTCATGGGCGTGGGACTCTCCGGAGATCAGCTCTCGCTGGCGATGGTGGATGCCCAGCCGATGAAGATGGCCGCTGCCGAGGGCCTCTACGAGACCACGAACGCTGCCAGCTTCTCCATCTTCACGCTGGGGACCCCCGACGGTGCCAGCGAGCTCTTCTCGATCCGGATCCCGCACCTGCTCTCGCTGCTGTCCACGCACACCATGGACGGCGAGGTGGAAGGGATCAACAACCTGCAGGCGCAGTACGTCACGCAGTTCGGCCCGGGCGACTATTCACCCATCATCTGGATCACCTATTGGGCCTTCCGCTGGATGATCGGCCTGGGGGTGTTCTCCGCGCTGGTGTCCCTGGTGATGCTGTGGATGACCCGTGCCAAGGCCCCGCAGCGCTCGGCGCTGGTGCAGGACCGGCTCTGGAGGGTTCTCATCTGGACCGCTCCGCTGCCCATGATGGCCTCGCTGGTCGGCTGGGTCTTCACCGAGATGGGCAGGCAGCCATGGATCGTCTTCGGTCTGATGAAGACCGAGGCCGCGGTCTCCCCGAACGTCGCCGGCTGGCAGGTGGCGCTCTCGCTGGCGGCCTTCACCGTGATCTACGGCGTCCTCGCGGTCGTCGAGTTCAAGCTCATCCGCAAGGCGGCCCAGGAGGGCCCACCCGAGATCTCGCAGGGAGAGGACGACAATGCCGAGCCCGACTCACTTGCCATCGTCTACTGA
- a CDS encoding FtsX-like permease family protein, with translation MRRNPVLQVNLRSAGKKLFAAGAAVAISVAFIVAGMLMVDSFNRGLTQQIEAEAAGSDLIIDTAMAMTWDEDTEDYLRDDVPLAEEIDELDGVDVADAVSGAYLSDVEEDGSATIGLPVTEQSETREGEISAGREAQAQDEVVVSSAAAEGQGIELGTTLTAQEFVYEEGAAEDAEPTVIEEDYTVVGVMDTQGSPRGFVTPEGMERVPAGGSPVEIRVKLSPEGEATEVQEQIRGLIDEAVAGLESTRAADLGSLEVRTIEEIVETRMAEQTGSGDALGYFALGFGGISVFVSALVISNTFQVLVASRQRTLALLRAVGATSAQLKRATLMEGAVLGLLGGAAGVVLGTTAALGFSAIARATFAPDLPLAGPTLLATVVGLGLGLLVTVFSALLPALKAGRVSPMAALRPAGLGAAMPKISILRVSIGLVLTLGGFGAVLAAALLGGPEGSLPVPAPLLGVAGAALGFSGVLVLARIAVPGLVAQGGRLLARIPGLRVNARLAGQNARQVPGRTTATASALLVGVTLVGTMMVGASTAQTVLYDELAERYPVEASVAAVGEDLQADLTESDLVESFTSAQGTSATLTGELGSAEGRVVLVDEETFAGVARVGGLAPAPGQALVAGQLNGEVYSGSGAELELMPYGTASSGAEEQAITVEASIASWLPGDTVLITAESLPEEALAEEGSPWTFSDAQGITLIRVAEGVSPDESYGLASLMEDHSEQFNDEGAVMRASYSQSIDMVLLIVLVLLGASVLVAVIGVSNTLSLSVLERRREAALLRAVGMNRRSVGQMITIEALLLAGVALLIGTALGAFLGWAGVASMVAREDWSVVLEMPWLRIAGLWAVTLLAAGLAAMLPARALSKVEPAAGLSED, from the coding sequence ATGAGGCGCAACCCCGTGCTGCAGGTCAATCTTCGCTCAGCCGGGAAGAAGCTGTTCGCCGCGGGGGCCGCCGTCGCCATCTCGGTGGCGTTCATCGTGGCCGGGATGCTCATGGTGGACTCCTTCAACCGCGGCCTGACCCAGCAGATTGAGGCCGAGGCCGCCGGCAGCGACCTGATCATCGACACTGCCATGGCCATGACCTGGGATGAGGACACCGAAGACTATCTGCGCGACGACGTGCCGTTGGCCGAGGAGATCGACGAGCTCGACGGCGTGGACGTCGCCGACGCGGTCAGCGGTGCCTACCTCAGCGACGTGGAAGAGGACGGCTCCGCCACCATAGGGCTTCCGGTGACCGAGCAGTCCGAGACGCGGGAGGGTGAGATCAGCGCGGGACGCGAGGCTCAGGCCCAGGATGAGGTCGTGGTCAGCTCTGCCGCGGCCGAGGGCCAGGGAATCGAACTCGGCACCACGCTGACCGCGCAGGAGTTCGTCTACGAGGAGGGTGCCGCAGAGGATGCCGAGCCCACCGTGATCGAAGAGGACTACACCGTGGTGGGCGTGATGGACACCCAGGGCTCGCCGCGCGGATTCGTCACCCCCGAAGGGATGGAACGCGTCCCCGCCGGCGGGAGCCCGGTCGAGATCCGCGTGAAGCTGAGTCCCGAGGGTGAAGCGACCGAGGTGCAGGAGCAGATCCGTGGGCTCATCGACGAAGCGGTCGCAGGTCTGGAGTCCACCCGGGCCGCGGACCTCGGGTCCCTCGAGGTGAGGACCATTGAGGAGATCGTCGAGACTCGCATGGCGGAGCAGACGGGCAGCGGCGATGCCCTGGGCTATTTCGCCCTCGGCTTCGGAGGCATCTCGGTGTTCGTCTCCGCCCTGGTCATCTCCAACACCTTCCAGGTGCTGGTGGCCTCGCGTCAGCGCACGCTCGCGCTGCTGCGCGCGGTCGGCGCCACCTCGGCGCAGCTCAAGCGCGCCACGCTGATGGAGGGGGCCGTGCTCGGGCTTCTGGGCGGCGCTGCCGGTGTGGTGCTCGGCACCACAGCGGCACTGGGCTTCTCCGCCATCGCCCGGGCGACGTTCGCGCCGGACCTTCCCCTCGCCGGACCCACGCTGCTGGCCACGGTGGTGGGACTCGGGCTGGGTCTGCTCGTCACCGTGTTCTCCGCCCTGCTCCCGGCGCTGAAGGCCGGACGGGTCTCTCCGATGGCGGCTCTGCGCCCAGCAGGGCTCGGTGCCGCCATGCCGAAGATCTCGATCCTGCGGGTGAGCATCGGACTGGTCCTGACTCTTGGAGGCTTCGGTGCGGTCCTGGCCGCCGCCCTGCTCGGTGGGCCCGAGGGCTCGCTCCCGGTGCCTGCCCCGCTTCTCGGCGTCGCCGGTGCTGCGCTGGGCTTCTCCGGGGTGCTCGTGCTGGCGCGAATCGCAGTGCCCGGGTTGGTGGCCCAAGGGGGCCGCCTGCTCGCACGGATCCCGGGGCTGCGCGTCAACGCGCGGCTCGCCGGTCAGAACGCACGGCAGGTGCCAGGACGCACGACGGCGACCGCCTCGGCCCTGCTGGTGGGCGTCACCCTGGTGGGCACCATGATGGTGGGGGCCTCCACGGCACAGACCGTGCTCTATGACGAGCTCGCCGAGCGCTACCCGGTGGAGGCTTCGGTCGCCGCCGTGGGTGAGGATCTTCAAGCGGATCTCACCGAGAGTGATCTCGTCGAGTCCTTCACCAGCGCGCAGGGAACCTCCGCCACGCTGACTGGGGAACTGGGCAGCGCAGAAGGTCGTGTGGTCCTGGTGGACGAGGAGACCTTCGCTGGGGTGGCTCGTGTCGGGGGCCTCGCTCCCGCACCTGGCCAGGCGCTCGTCGCCGGGCAGCTCAACGGCGAGGTGTACTCCGGCAGTGGTGCTGAACTGGAACTCATGCCCTACGGCACGGCGTCCTCCGGCGCCGAGGAGCAGGCGATCACCGTCGAGGCGTCCATCGCGTCCTGGCTGCCTGGGGACACGGTGCTGATCACCGCGGAGTCTCTGCCTGAAGAGGCGCTGGCCGAGGAAGGGTCTCCCTGGACCTTCAGCGATGCGCAGGGCATCACGCTCATCCGCGTCGCCGAGGGCGTGAGCCCCGATGAGTCCTACGGTCTGGCGTCGCTGATGGAGGATCACTCGGAGCAGTTCAACGACGAGGGCGCGGTGATGCGAGCCAGCTACTCGCAGAGCATCGACATGGTGCTGCTGATCGTGCTCGTGCTGCTCGGCGCCTCGGTGCTGGTGGCAGTGATCGGTGTCAGCAACACGCTCTCGCTCTCGGTCCTGGAGCGGCGCCGCGAGGCGGCCCTGCTCCGAGCCGTCGGCATGAATCGACGTTCCGTGGGGCAGATGATCACGATCGAGGCCTTGCTGCTTGCCGGGGTGGCGCTGCTGATCGGCACCGCCCTGGGGGCCTTCCTCGGCTGGGCCGGCGTGGCGTCCATGGTGGCGAGAGAGGACTGGAGCGTGGTCCTGGAGATGCCGTGGCTGCGGATCGCAGGGCTTTGGGCGGTGACCCTGCTGGCCGCCGGCCTCGCGGCTATGCTTCCGGCTCGGGCACTGTCCAAGGTGGAGCCGGCGGCGGGGCTCAGCGAGGACTGA
- a CDS encoding ABC transporter ATP-binding protein: MMTALIPALRARDLNKTYGSGDAAVHPLRSLNIDFPAARFTAVMGPSGSGKSTLLHVLAGLDTADDGEVILSSSRGETTLSGLNEKQLTRVRRESIGFIFQAYNLVPAMTAEENILLPTNLGGNAVDKAFYAQVIERLGLKDRLGHRPFELSGGQQQRVAVARALVSKPAVIFADEPTGNLDQATGAEVLGLLRTAVDEFSQTVIMVTHDANAAAQADRTVLLADGRVAGTLENPTAAQLAAALVEAGS; this comes from the coding sequence ATGATGACTGCACTGATCCCCGCGCTGCGCGCCAGGGACCTGAACAAGACCTACGGCTCCGGAGACGCGGCCGTCCATCCGCTGCGCTCACTGAACATCGACTTCCCCGCCGCGCGCTTCACCGCGGTGATGGGACCCTCGGGCTCCGGGAAGTCCACCCTGCTGCATGTGCTGGCGGGACTGGACACCGCCGACGACGGCGAGGTCATCCTCTCCTCCTCGCGCGGCGAGACCACGCTGAGCGGGCTCAACGAGAAGCAGCTCACCCGCGTCCGCCGCGAGTCCATCGGCTTCATCTTCCAGGCCTACAACCTGGTCCCGGCGATGACCGCCGAGGAGAACATCCTGCTGCCCACCAACCTGGGCGGCAACGCCGTGGACAAGGCGTTCTACGCGCAGGTCATCGAGCGGCTGGGGCTGAAGGACCGACTGGGGCACCGCCCCTTCGAGCTCTCCGGCGGGCAGCAGCAGCGCGTCGCCGTGGCCCGCGCTCTGGTCTCGAAGCCCGCAGTGATCTTCGCCGACGAGCCCACCGGCAACCTGGACCAGGCCACCGGCGCAGAGGTGCTGGGACTGCTGCGCACCGCCGTCGACGAGTTCAGCCAGACCGTCATCATGGTGACCCACGACGCCAATGCCGCCGCCCAGGCGGACCGCACGGTGCTGCTGGCCGACGGCCGCGTCGCAGGCACCCTGGAGAACCCCACGGCCGCCCAGCTTGCCGCAGCACTCGTCGAGGCCGGCTCATGA